Proteins encoded by one window of Paraburkholderia sprentiae WSM5005:
- a CDS encoding response regulator: protein MRVLIVDDHELFRAGLALLLRQIFPDIELLHASTLSQGLNHALGEFLNIVFLDLDLPDGHGCDALAELKESRPSLPVIVISADGSVETIGRCIELRAMGYVPKSSSPEALHAAISAVLAGGVFLPASSIATLRRALGADEAPADTPRNPHSGGNSEISTASELGLTPREFETLAWLVRGLPSKVIALKMGLEDITVRKYISHLLAHFNLRRRTELIVMLADRGIKLGVPPVTDPAHDKSLPAVGRQRTG from the coding sequence ATGCGCGTACTGATCGTCGACGATCACGAACTGTTCAGAGCCGGATTGGCGCTTCTGCTGAGACAGATCTTTCCGGACATCGAGTTGCTGCACGCGAGTACGTTGTCGCAAGGTTTGAATCATGCGCTCGGCGAATTCCTGAACATCGTTTTCCTCGATCTCGACCTTCCCGATGGTCATGGTTGCGACGCGCTTGCCGAATTGAAGGAGTCGCGGCCGTCTTTACCGGTGATTGTGATCTCGGCCGACGGTAGCGTGGAAACCATTGGCCGATGCATCGAACTTCGCGCCATGGGATACGTGCCCAAATCGTCATCTCCCGAAGCGCTTCATGCGGCGATAAGCGCGGTGCTGGCCGGCGGCGTATTCCTGCCTGCGTCAAGCATCGCGACGCTCAGGCGTGCCCTGGGCGCAGACGAAGCCCCCGCGGATACACCTCGGAACCCCCATTCGGGAGGCAACTCGGAAATCAGCACTGCATCTGAACTGGGACTGACTCCGAGAGAGTTCGAAACCTTGGCGTGGCTGGTACGCGGGCTTCCATCCAAGGTCATCGCGCTGAAAATGGGGCTCGAGGACATCACCGTACGGAAATACATCAGTCATCTGCTCGCGCATTTCAATCTGCGGCGCCGTACGGAACTGATCGTGATGCTTGCAGATAGAGGGATCAAACTTGGCGTTCCGCCCGTCACGGATCCCGCCCATGACAAAAGTCTGCCGGCTGTTGGGCGGCAACGAACTGGCTGA